The Helicobacter pylori NQ4053 genome contains a region encoding:
- the copP gene encoding copper-binding metallochaperone CopP codes for MKVTFQVPSITCSHCVDKIEKFVGEIEGVSFIDASVEKKSVVVEFDAPATQDLIKEALLDAGQEVI; via the coding sequence ATGAAAGTTACTTTTCAAGTGCCAAGCATTACTTGCAGCCATTGCGTGGATAAGATTGAAAAATTTGTGGGCGAAATTGAAGGCGTGAGCTTTATTGATGCGAGCGTGGAAAAAAAGAGCGTGGTTGTAGAGTTTGACGCTCCAGCGACACAGGATTTGATTAAAGAAGCCTTATTGGATGCGGGGCAAGAAGTAATATAA